In one window of Chlamydiota bacterium DNA:
- the purC gene encoding phosphoribosylaminoimidazolesuccinocarboxamide synthase, whose amino-acid sequence MGSVKDLNILSQPEEHALGVGSFRFSDRYSVFDWGEMPDHIEGKGKALCILSAYFFEKLEKMGLKTHYLGLIANGQVTRLSELKESIDTLQVRLVRILRPSLENGVFNYSLYQKEKGNFLIPLEVIYRNALPEGASVFKRLKEGSLTLHEMGLDKMPIPGERLQKPMLDVSTKLETIDRYLSWNEARTLANLKTGEFVALKEATLAINQLITQEVERVGLVHEDGKVEFAFDEHRNLMLVDVLGTPDECRFTFEGMPVSKEIARVYYRKTPWFTEVEEAKKKDRIRWKEKVKNRPEPLPEEFLKLISLLYQACSNEITQRIWFKTPPLKEILLGIRSFQALTI is encoded by the coding sequence GTGGGAAGCGTTAAAGATTTAAATATTTTGAGTCAGCCCGAAGAACATGCCTTGGGCGTAGGTTCCTTTCGTTTTTCAGATCGATATTCTGTTTTTGATTGGGGAGAAATGCCGGATCACATTGAAGGAAAAGGGAAGGCCCTGTGCATTTTAAGCGCTTATTTTTTTGAGAAGCTGGAAAAAATGGGGCTTAAAACCCATTACCTTGGGCTTATCGCAAATGGTCAGGTGACACGGTTATCAGAATTGAAAGAATCTATCGATACTCTTCAAGTTCGTTTGGTTCGTATTCTACGCCCCTCACTAGAAAATGGCGTTTTTAATTATTCTCTCTATCAGAAAGAGAAGGGGAATTTTCTTATTCCTTTGGAGGTTATTTATCGCAATGCTCTTCCTGAGGGAGCTAGTGTTTTTAAGCGATTAAAAGAAGGAAGCCTCACGCTTCACGAAATGGGATTAGATAAAATGCCCATTCCAGGCGAGAGGCTTCAAAAACCCATGCTGGATGTTTCGACGAAATTAGAAACCATTGACCGTTATCTTTCTTGGAATGAGGCTCGTACCTTAGCCAATTTAAAAACGGGAGAATTTGTTGCCTTAAAAGAAGCAACCCTTGCGATTAACCAACTCATTACCCAAGAGGTTGAACGGGTCGGTTTAGTTCATGAGGATGGGAAGGTTGAATTTGCCTTTGATGAACATCGAAATTTGATGCTGGTCGATGTTTTGGGAACCCCAGATGAATGCCGGTTTACATTTGAAGGAATGCCTGTCAGTAAAGAGATTGCACGCGTTTATTATCGCAAAACCCCCTGGTTTACGGAAGTTGAGGAAGCAAAGAAAAAGGATCGAATTCGCTGGAAGGAAAAAGTAAAAAATAGACCGGAACCTCTTCCAGAAGAATTCTTGAAATTGATTTCGCTTCTTTATCAAGCCTGTTCAAATGAGATCACGCAAAGAATTTGGTTTAAAACTCCGCCGCTTAAGGAAATTCTTTTGGGAATTCGTTCTTTTCAAGCTCTTACCATTTAA
- a CDS encoding RsmB/NOP family class I SAM-dependent RNA methyltransferase encodes MRSEIRSLPKGFLERLQRIFPPSKWDTLANTFAEKRPTTFRVNPLKSSASIVLEKLLAQGFRVQKVSWYPDALILQGDSLRELQKTEMYEKGEIYVQSLTSMIPPLVLDPQPGEMILDLTAAPGSKTTQMASLMKNEGKIVANDNNKIRFYRLKANVEMQGVKNVELSLRYGEAFGREYPNYFDRVLVDAPCSAEGRFDVHDSASFGYWKPSKVHEMARKQKKLLFSGILALKPGGVLVYSTCTFAPEENEGVLNEALEAFKDKIEIEPLSLNIPNVMNGLKTWEEKTFHPSVTRSQRILPNNQMEGFFVAKMRKRKKFPFP; translated from the coding sequence ATGCGTAGCGAAATTCGATCTCTTCCAAAGGGTTTCCTAGAAAGATTACAGCGTATTTTCCCGCCTTCTAAATGGGATACCCTGGCCAACACCTTTGCTGAAAAACGTCCCACAACCTTTCGTGTCAACCCGCTAAAATCATCCGCTTCCATTGTTCTAGAAAAATTATTGGCTCAAGGGTTTCGGGTCCAGAAAGTTTCATGGTATCCGGATGCACTGATTCTTCAGGGAGATTCTTTACGCGAGCTTCAGAAAACGGAAATGTATGAAAAGGGAGAAATTTATGTTCAAAGCCTTACGAGTATGATTCCCCCTTTGGTTTTAGACCCGCAACCCGGTGAAATGATTCTGGATTTAACAGCAGCTCCTGGCAGTAAGACGACCCAAATGGCGTCCTTGATGAAGAACGAAGGAAAGATTGTTGCCAATGACAACAACAAAATCCGATTTTACCGGCTTAAAGCCAATGTTGAAATGCAAGGGGTAAAAAACGTAGAACTTTCTTTGAGGTATGGAGAAGCCTTTGGACGAGAATATCCAAATTATTTTGATCGTGTGCTGGTCGACGCTCCTTGCAGTGCCGAGGGGCGTTTTGACGTTCATGATTCGGCAAGCTTCGGATACTGGAAACCCTCCAAAGTCCATGAAATGGCCCGTAAGCAAAAGAAACTCCTTTTCTCAGGAATTTTAGCTCTAAAACCCGGCGGCGTTTTAGTTTATTCTACTTGCACCTTTGCTCCCGAGGAAAATGAAGGGGTTTTGAACGAGGCACTTGAAGCATTTAAAGACAAAATCGAAATCGAGCCCCTCTCATTGAATATTCCCAATGTAATGAATGGTTTAAAAACCTGGGAAGAAAAAACATTCCACCCATCAGTGACACGCTCTCAACGAATCCTTCCCAATAACCAAATGGAAGGTTTTTTTGTAGCAAAGATGAGGAAGAGGAAAAAATTTCCCTTCCCTTAA
- a CDS encoding porin family protein: MKTSQVRGVILRIITLRKEIYKMKRIFLALLVLVTGLVTTRFAQADGEEMAWTLHGLYVEPNFQAFVPFNDNLDVAPFVGGKVGYQWNQYVAVEVDAGWTNPDLDQDAGDVTVVPLLFNARVNLWPGVYMVDPYLFGGIGVSFNDIEVVGDDVDIDNSFAGQIGGGVEYHFNENVSGYLDMRFYFSDPDLSTSVLGESDVDLNSFLVGGGVVWRF; encoded by the coding sequence ATGAAAACATCACAAGTGCGTGGTGTTATTTTAAGAATCATTACATTAAGAAAGGAGATTTACAAAATGAAAAGGATATTTTTGGCATTGCTTGTTTTGGTTACAGGCCTTGTCACTACACGGTTTGCTCAGGCTGATGGTGAGGAGATGGCTTGGACGCTTCATGGCTTATATGTTGAGCCGAACTTCCAGGCCTTTGTTCCCTTCAACGATAATTTGGACGTTGCTCCTTTCGTCGGGGGTAAAGTCGGTTATCAGTGGAATCAGTATGTTGCCGTTGAAGTAGATGCAGGATGGACCAATCCGGATCTTGATCAAGATGCGGGTGATGTCACTGTAGTTCCGCTTCTTTTCAATGCTCGTGTCAATCTTTGGCCCGGTGTTTACATGGTCGATCCATATCTTTTCGGCGGTATCGGTGTTAGTTTTAACGACATTGAAGTGGTCGGCGATGATGTGGACATCGATAATAGCTTTGCAGGTCAAATTGGAGGCGGTGTCGAGTATCATTTCAATGAAAATGTGTCTGGGTATTTGGATATGCGTTTTTATTTTTCTGATCCAGATCTTTCTACCAGCGTTCTTGGAGAATCAGATGTTGATTTAAATTCTTTCCTCGTCGGTGGTGGTGTTGTTTGGAGATTCTAG